The following are from one region of the Stigmatella ashevillena genome:
- a CDS encoding dienelactone hydrolase family protein — translation MSEHDVEIKTPAGTADAAFFHPSSSGPWPGVLVWPDAFGLRPAMRDIGRRLAAEGYAVLVPNPFYRTRRAPVFSRSMDFTVPSDREEIMKIVSTLNQDTAFTDGGAFLAWLDQQPQVNTRAKIGVQGYCMGGPLTFRTAALSERVGAVASFHGGFLVTPAPDSPHLLAPKLKAEMLIAVAANDDERDPQAKVKLKEAFDAAQVKNTIEVYGAQHGWCVKDMASGIYNEAAAEKAWAELLALYKRALV, via the coding sequence GTGAGCGAGCACGACGTCGAGATCAAGACCCCGGCCGGTACGGCCGACGCCGCCTTCTTCCACCCGTCGAGCAGCGGCCCGTGGCCGGGCGTGCTGGTGTGGCCGGACGCCTTCGGCCTGCGCCCCGCCATGCGCGACATCGGACGGCGGCTGGCGGCCGAGGGCTACGCCGTTCTTGTGCCCAACCCCTTCTACCGCACCCGCAGGGCGCCAGTGTTCTCTCGGTCGATGGACTTCACGGTCCCTTCCGACCGCGAGGAGATCATGAAGATCGTGAGCACGTTGAACCAGGACACCGCCTTCACCGACGGCGGCGCCTTCCTGGCCTGGCTGGACCAGCAGCCCCAGGTGAACACGCGCGCCAAGATCGGGGTGCAGGGCTACTGCATGGGCGGGCCGCTGACCTTCCGCACCGCCGCGCTGTCGGAGCGGGTGGGAGCGGTCGCCTCGTTCCACGGCGGTTTCCTGGTCACCCCGGCACCAGACAGCCCCCACCTGCTGGCCCCGAAACTCAAGGCCGAGATGCTGATCGCCGTCGCCGCCAACGACGACGAGCGCGACCCGCAGGCCAAGGTCAAGCTCAAGGAGGCGTTCGACGCCGCCCAGGTGAAAAACACGATCGAGGTCTACGGCGCCCAGCACGGCTGGTGCGTGAAGGACATGGCAAGCGGCATCTACAACGAGGCGGCGGCCGAGAAGGCCTGGGCCGAACTGCTAGCGCTCTACAAGCGCGCCCTGGTCTGA
- a CDS encoding AHH domain-containing protein has translation MLPWRMLWKAEALFLVLLVGCASIPRVPLVENTGQGKAVVHVPLTADLPPVELKEAEFQQAVSRLAREVRLTGTPRQTAEKAFQMDPQSGNYLYLQRDKKLVPAGGEPWDGTLTQEDLALAERYRLWCQSAYHSYGDCLGGALVAGRYLDMQGRYVWTLAMSKSPVLGEMKKALGEMVEFRTLISAALWTLGSMLLILLLNPVAPALVAVLGVGMLLYVGYDTLRNLVTGWAELTGAAKAATTFEQLREAGERFGRILGRESARAFALLLVAAIGSTAQRFAAKVPTLPGSAQVAMQAEGQAGIWLPALGTVEEIAVSAEGVSITLPANAVAMGARPSRGNGPCIETHHIATICNDKSTARGGAWTPRFRAIFARAGMTLDDPANKMPLPGHYGPHPERYHQIVMEEIADATATCRSVVECREALTGVLRALAKDIATPGTELNQLVTRP, from the coding sequence ATGCTGCCGTGGCGGATGCTTTGGAAGGCTGAAGCCCTGTTCCTTGTGTTGCTCGTGGGGTGCGCCAGCATCCCTCGGGTCCCCCTCGTGGAGAACACCGGCCAGGGCAAAGCCGTCGTCCACGTTCCCCTCACGGCGGACCTGCCACCGGTGGAACTGAAGGAAGCGGAGTTCCAGCAGGCCGTGAGTCGCCTTGCGCGCGAGGTGCGGCTGACAGGCACGCCGCGCCAGACGGCGGAGAAGGCGTTTCAGATGGACCCGCAGAGCGGCAATTACCTCTACCTTCAGCGGGATAAGAAGCTGGTGCCAGCAGGGGGCGAGCCCTGGGACGGCACGTTGACCCAAGAGGACTTGGCGCTGGCGGAACGCTATCGGCTCTGGTGCCAGAGCGCCTATCACTCCTACGGCGACTGTCTCGGGGGCGCGCTGGTGGCAGGGCGCTACCTGGACATGCAAGGCCGTTACGTCTGGACGCTGGCGATGAGCAAAAGCCCGGTGCTGGGCGAGATGAAGAAGGCGCTCGGAGAGATGGTGGAATTCCGCACGCTCATCAGCGCGGCCCTGTGGACGTTGGGTTCCATGTTGCTGATCCTGCTCCTCAATCCTGTGGCTCCGGCGCTGGTGGCGGTGTTGGGCGTCGGGATGCTCCTGTACGTGGGCTACGACACGCTCCGAAACCTCGTGACAGGCTGGGCTGAGTTGACTGGGGCGGCGAAGGCCGCCACCACCTTCGAGCAGCTCCGCGAGGCGGGCGAGCGCTTCGGCAGGATTCTCGGACGAGAGTCCGCGCGCGCGTTCGCCCTGCTGCTGGTGGCGGCCATTGGCTCGACAGCGCAACGGTTCGCAGCGAAGGTGCCGACGCTGCCCGGCTCGGCGCAGGTGGCCATGCAGGCCGAGGGTCAAGCAGGAATCTGGCTGCCCGCGCTGGGGACGGTGGAGGAGATCGCGGTCAGTGCCGAGGGCGTCAGCATCACGCTTCCCGCAAACGCGGTGGCCATGGGGGCGCGGCCCAGTCGTGGCAATGGCCCTTGCATCGAGACGCACCACATCGCCACCATCTGCAACGACAAGTCCACCGCGCGCGGGGGCGCATGGACGCCGCGATTCAGGGCGATCTTCGCCAGGGCAGGGATGACGCTGGATGATCCGGCGAACAAGATGCCTCTGCCCGGGCATTACGGACCACACCCCGAGCGCTATCACCAGATCGTCATGGAAGAGATTGCCGATGCAACGGCGACCTGTCGCAGCGTTGTGGAGTGCCGGGAAGCACTGACGGGGGTACTCAGGGCGTTAGCCAAAGATATCGCCACCCCGGGAACAGAACTGAACCAACTCGTCACCCGGCCATAA
- a CDS encoding beta strand repeat-containing protein: MPAAALATNVMGVLSSNSNWTPAGNPWVLTGDVTVPQGVSLTIEPGVEITFAKTDGMGSGADTSRTELIVAGTLAVQGSSSAPVTLTATGAYGVRVLSSGTAIVDYTTLNAGLYGVVSAGSSTLNNTTLKGALTAGLNVTGGTTSFTNGTLQDSTQALISSGGTSNLNYSLVRNSGSSSGYYAIQLSGAANLIHNTITANNYSAISVSSSSGLVSIYDNIISSNSGWGLHFSSSTTPSRSIHHNDVWGNSSGNYYSTVSPGTGSISANPLFVGAPNYRITEYSPARQAASDGSDMGAFAYTGNASSVLQGVLLVDKTLTGANSLSGDLTVAPGVTLTLAPGASLTFATSDGAGSGADTSRTELIVAGTLAVQGSSSAPVTLTATGAYGVRVLSSGTAIVDYTTLNAGLYGVVSAGSSTLNNTTLKGALTAGLNVTGGTTSFTNGTLQDSTQALISSGGTSNLNYSLVRNSGSSSGYYAIQLSGAANLIHNTITANNYSAISVSSSSGLVSIYDNIISSNSGWGLHFSSSTTPSRSIHHNDVWGNSSGNYYSTVSPGTGSISANPLFVGAPNYRITEYSPARQAASDGSDMGAFAYTGNASSVLQGVLLVDKTLTGANSLSGDLTVAPGVTLTLAPGASLTFATSDGAGSGADTSRTELIVAGTLAVQGSSSAPVTLTATGAYGVRVLSSGTAIVDYTTLNAGLYGVVSAGSSTLNNTTLKGALTAGLNVTGGITSFTNGTLQDSTQALISSGGTSNLNYSLVRNSGSSSGYYAIQLSGAANLIHNTITANNYSAISVSSSSGLVSIYDNIISSNSGWGLHFSSSTTPSRSIHHNDVWGNSSGNYYSTVSPGTGSISANPLFVSSSNFTLQETSPCRNAASDGKDMGAFSYAVVPVASITLTPSSPTLAVQGTLQFTATAFDAHNNPLPGTVITWSTSGAAGSLNANGLFTAGCTPGTYAGAVTATAAGKSASAQVTINPGSVTTVSVSPSSINVPIHRTQQFTATARDACGNALSSAPISWAATAGGGTISTSGLFTAGSTQGTYTNTVRATSGTVYGSASVTVTGASVASIVLTPGSSNLTIQGAQQFTATGKDASGNTVPVTVTWSVINGGGTLSPSGLFTAGTTPGTYANTIRATATSNGISGFASVTVQPGPLASLQVSPSTATLGVNSMQPFFATGRDVAGNTVPVSVTWSIVNGGGTLTPDGMFTAGPTPGTYASTIRATSGGIFGSASVELVSADLLRVVISRKDPTLVPGGMVAFSAKAFGPSGRELTGQKPTWEVVNGGGTIDSAGVFTAGKRSGKFADTIQVTLGGKSARASVAIAADADGDGMSDAWEREHGFDPNTPGDAMLDVDGDTLLNVDEFEMGTDPRDADTDGDGVKDGSEPRPTEDADGDNLPNSLDPDSDNDGLSDGMEMAVSSAPEVSSPSQERFVPDADPKSSTDPLTADTDDDGLMDGEEDANHNGRVDGAETDPNAPDVR, from the coding sequence ATGCCTGCAGCCGCTCTGGCGACCAATGTGATGGGAGTCCTTTCCAGCAACAGCAACTGGACGCCAGCGGGCAACCCATGGGTACTCACGGGGGACGTGACAGTCCCTCAAGGCGTCAGCTTGACGATCGAGCCAGGTGTCGAAATCACCTTCGCAAAGACAGATGGAATGGGCTCGGGTGCTGACACGAGCAGGACGGAGCTCATCGTCGCGGGCACCCTGGCAGTGCAGGGCTCGAGCAGTGCTCCCGTCACCCTCACAGCCACCGGTGCTTACGGCGTGCGCGTGCTGAGCTCGGGCACGGCCATCGTGGACTACACCACCCTCAACGCGGGGTTGTACGGCGTGGTCAGCGCAGGTTCCTCCACGCTCAACAACACCACCCTCAAGGGCGCTCTCACCGCGGGCCTCAACGTCACCGGCGGCACCACCTCGTTCACCAACGGCACGCTTCAGGACAGCACCCAGGCCCTCATCAGCTCGGGCGGTACCTCCAACCTCAACTACAGCCTGGTGAGAAACAGTGGCAGCTCCTCCGGCTACTACGCCATCCAACTGAGCGGCGCAGCCAACCTCATCCACAACACCATCACCGCCAACAACTACTCCGCCATCTCCGTCTCCAGCTCCTCGGGACTGGTCAGCATCTACGACAACATCATCTCCTCCAACTCCGGTTGGGGCCTCCACTTCTCCTCCAGCACCACTCCCTCCCGCTCCATCCACCACAACGATGTCTGGGGTAACAGCAGCGGCAACTACTACTCCACCGTCTCCCCAGGCACTGGCAGCATCTCCGCCAACCCCCTGTTCGTCGGCGCTCCCAACTACCGCATCACCGAGTACTCTCCCGCGCGTCAGGCGGCCTCGGATGGCTCGGACATGGGAGCCTTCGCCTACACGGGCAACGCTTCCTCGGTTCTGCAGGGCGTGCTCCTGGTGGACAAGACCCTCACGGGAGCCAATTCCCTCTCCGGGGATCTGACTGTTGCTCCAGGCGTCACCCTCACGTTGGCACCCGGCGCCAGCCTCACCTTCGCCACCTCGGACGGCGCTGGCTCCGGGGCTGACACGAGCAGGACGGAGCTCATCGTCGCGGGCACCCTGGCGGTGCAGGGCTCAAGCAGTGCTCCCGTCACCCTCACAGCCACCGGTGCCTACGGCGTGCGCGTGCTGAGTTCGGGCACGGCCATCGTGGACTACACCACCCTCAACGCGGGGTTGTACGGCGTGGTCAGCGCCGGTTCCTCCACGCTCAACAACACCACCCTCAAGGGCGCCCTCACCGCGGGCCTCAACGTCACCGGCGGCACCACCTCGTTCACCAACGGCACGCTTCAGGACAGCACCCAGGCCCTCATCAGCTCGGGCGGTACCTCCAACCTCAACTACAGCCTGGTGAGAAACAGTGGCAGCTCCTCCGGCTACTACGCCATCCAACTGAGCGGCGCAGCCAACCTCATCCACAACACCATCACCGCCAACAACTACTCCGCCATCTCCGTCTCTTCCTCCTCGGGACTGGTCAGCATCTACGACAACATCATCTCCTCCAACTCCGGTTGGGGCCTCCACTTCTCCTCCAGCACCACCCCCTCCCGCTCCATCCACCACAACGATGTCTGGGGTAACAGCAGCGGCAACTACTACTCCACCGTCTCCCCGGGCACTGGCAGCATCTCCGCCAACCCCCTGTTCGTCGGCGCTCCCAACTACCGCATCACCGAGTACTCTCCCGCGCGTCAGGCGGCCTCGGATGGCTCGGACATGGGAGCCTTCGCCTACACGGGCAACGCTTCCTCGGTTCTGCAGGGCGTGCTCCTGGTGGACAAGACCCTCACGGGAGCCAATTCCCTCTCCGGGGATCTGACTGTTGCTCCAGGCGTCACCCTCACGTTGGCACCCGGTGCCAGCCTCACCTTCGCCACCTCGGATGGCGCTGGCTCCGGGGCTGACACGAGCAGGACGGAGCTCATCGTCGCGGGCACCCTGGCGGTGCAGGGCTCGAGCAGCGCTCCCGTCACCCTCACAGCCACCGGTGCTTACGGCGTGCGCGTGCTGAGCTCGGGCACGGCCATCGTGGACTACACCACCCTCAACGCGGGGTTGTACGGCGTGGTCAGCGCCGGTTCCTCCACGCTCAACAACACCACCCTCAAGGGCGCTCTCACCGCGGGCCTCAACGTCACCGGCGGCATCACCTCGTTCACCAACGGCACGCTTCAGGACAGCACCCAGGCCCTCATCAGCTCGGGCGGTACCTCCAACCTCAACTACAGCCTGGTGAGAAACAGTGGCAGCTCCTCCGGCTACTACGCCATCCAACTGAGCGGCGCAGCCAACCTCATCCACAACACCATCACCGCCAACAACTACTCCGCCATCTCCGTCTCCAGCTCCTCGGGACTGGTCAGCATCTACGACAACATCATCTCCTCCAACTCCGGTTGGGGCCTCCACTTCTCCTCCAGCACCACTCCCTCCCGCTCCATCCACCACAACGATGTCTGGGGTAACAGCAGCGGCAACTACTACTCCACCGTCTCCCCAGGCACTGGCAGCATCTCCGCCAACCCCCTGTTCGTCAGCTCGAGCAACTTCACGCTCCAGGAGACCTCGCCGTGCCGGAACGCCGCATCCGATGGGAAGGACATGGGGGCGTTCTCCTACGCCGTGGTGCCGGTTGCGAGCATCACCTTGACTCCCTCGAGCCCCACCCTGGCGGTTCAGGGCACCCTGCAGTTCACCGCCACGGCGTTTGACGCCCACAACAATCCGCTCCCGGGCACCGTCATCACCTGGTCCACGAGCGGCGCGGCCGGCTCGCTCAACGCCAACGGTCTGTTCACGGCCGGCTGCACTCCTGGCACGTACGCGGGCGCGGTGACGGCGACGGCCGCGGGCAAGTCCGCCTCGGCTCAAGTGACGATCAACCCTGGCTCGGTCACGACCGTCTCCGTGTCACCGTCGAGCATCAATGTGCCCATCCATCGCACGCAGCAGTTCACGGCCACCGCTCGGGACGCCTGTGGAAACGCCTTGTCCTCGGCGCCGATCTCCTGGGCTGCGACCGCGGGCGGCGGCACCATCAGCACCAGCGGCTTGTTCACGGCAGGCTCCACTCAGGGCACCTACACCAACACGGTCAGGGCCACGAGCGGCACGGTGTACGGCTCCGCCAGCGTTACCGTGACCGGAGCCTCGGTGGCCAGCATCGTCCTAACGCCAGGCTCCTCCAACCTGACCATCCAGGGTGCCCAGCAATTCACCGCCACGGGCAAGGATGCCTCTGGCAACACCGTGCCCGTGACTGTCACCTGGAGCGTCATCAATGGCGGCGGCACCCTCAGCCCCAGCGGTCTGTTCACCGCGGGAACGACGCCCGGCACCTACGCCAACACGATCCGTGCCACGGCCACCAGCAATGGCATCTCCGGCTTCGCCTCGGTGACGGTGCAGCCGGGTCCTCTGGCGAGCCTCCAGGTGTCTCCCTCCACGGCGACCCTGGGCGTCAACAGCATGCAGCCGTTCTTTGCCACGGGGAGGGATGTGGCGGGCAACACCGTGCCTGTCTCCGTCACCTGGAGCATCGTCAACGGTGGCGGCACCCTCACCCCCGATGGGATGTTCACCGCGGGGCCGACGCCCGGGACCTACGCCAGCACCATCCGCGCCACCAGCGGCGGCATCTTCGGGTCGGCGTCGGTCGAGCTGGTCTCCGCCGATCTCCTGCGCGTGGTGATCTCACGGAAGGACCCGACCCTCGTTCCAGGGGGGATGGTCGCCTTCAGCGCGAAGGCGTTCGGCCCGTCCGGCAGGGAGCTCACCGGGCAGAAGCCCACCTGGGAGGTCGTGAACGGCGGCGGCACCATCGACAGCGCGGGTGTGTTCACCGCGGGCAAGAGGAGCGGGAAGTTCGCCGACACCATTCAGGTCACCCTGGGAGGCAAGAGCGCCCGCGCTTCCGTGGCGATCGCCGCCGACGCGGACGGTGATGGGATGTCCGATGCGTGGGAGCGCGAGCACGGGTTTGATCCGAACACGCCGGGTGATGCCATGCTCGACGTGGATGGCGACACGCTGCTCAACGTCGATGAGTTCGAGATGGGGACCGATCCTCGTGACGCAGACACGGACGGAGACGGCGTGAAGGATGGCAGCGAGCCACGGCCCACCGAGGACGCGGATGGTGACAACCTGCCGAACAGCCTGGATCCGGACAGCGATAATGATGGTCTCTCCGACGGAATGGAGATGGCGGTTTCCTCGGCGCCCGAGGTGAGCAGCCCGTCTCAGGAGCGGTTCGTGCCCGACGCCGATCCGAAGAGCAGCACCGATCCCCTCACGGCGGACACGGACGACGACGGGCTCATGGATGGTGAAGAGGACGCCAACCACAATGGCCGGGTCGATGGAGCCGAGACGGACCCGAACGCGCCCGACGTGCGCTGA